In a single window of the Drosophila albomicans strain 15112-1751.03 chromosome 3, ASM965048v2, whole genome shotgun sequence genome:
- the LOC117571526 gene encoding uncharacterized protein LOC117571526, translating into MISRRKIISRSLDNLDAIGQDEQEEDVWHDREKLFRDHINEVLTKWEQIDDEIWAKIIVFEKNRRVAKAYARSSVITINGSKHGFDGVRIGLNGFENPMRDAETKVIKKAIGDGFKIKMDDTGNIFIKRYGKSSIYVNNTSFANEETVIGGDIIQMPQMSLTAGTSSKLFDMKKFQTNINREFARNYPERSRLERQCLSAVSLVKSNNNLINTPLWIMVINVVAMDMLKNRLQALPKSVDSLGMRVPLTHSSEDPYSTIESQVGLIYPTPAASDDSQNSSNSSKGRRSVFSAAFLNESPYVPKPDYEAGASLAPIYAEKKRPKNTQQRKKQDDPYYCGLLARIPNFIKSSKQPCASKPKKEPKISRKISAQHHQFLLAAQQQQQQQQLQPQAPIPIATFHHSYFPYKLYQPQHRLSQSQLSLWDARSLISAHE; encoded by the exons ATGATTTCGCGCCGCAAGATTATATCGCGTTCCCTGGACAATTTGGACGCCATTGGGCAAGACGAGCAGGAGGAAGATGTTTGGCACGATCGCGAAAAGTTATTCCGC GATCATATCAATGAAGTGCTGACCAAGTGGGAGCAAATCGATGATGAGATTTGGGCCAAAATTATTGTCTTCGAGAAGAACCGACGAGTAGCCAAGGCCTATGCCCGCTCCTCTGTGATAACTATTAATGGTTCCAAGCATGGCTTCGATGGCGTACG TATTGGTCTTAACGGTTTCGAGAATCCCATGCGTGATGCAGAAACAAAGGTCATCAAGAAGGCTATCGGAGATGGCTTCAAGATCAAAATGGACGACACTGGAAACATTTTCATCAAGCGTTACGGGAAGAGCAGCATTTACGTGAACAACACTTCGTTCGCCAACGAAGAGACTGTGATTGGTGGAGACATTATTCAAATGCCACAGATGTCACTCACAGCCGGCACCTCGTCCAAACTATTTGATATGAAGAAGTTTCAGACGAATATCAATCGTGAATTCGCACGCAACTATCCGGAACGCAGCCGCTTGGAGCGTCAGTGTTTGTCAGCCGTGTCGCTGGTCAAGTCAAATAATAATCTAATCAATACACCATTGTGGATAATGGTTATCAATGTGGTTGCCATGGATATGCTGAAGAATCGCTTGCAAGCGCTGCCCAAGTCGGTGGATTCACTTGGCATGCGAGTGCCACTCACACATTCCAGCGAGGATCCATACTCCACCATTGAGAGCCAAGTGGGTCTCATTTATCCCACTCCGGCTGCATCGGATGATTCGCAAAACTCGAGTAACTCCAGCAAGGGTCGACGCAGTGTCTTTAGTGCAGCTTTCCTCAACGAGAGCCCATATGTTCCCAAG cCGGACTACGAAGCAGGCGCTTCCTTGGCTCCAATTTATGCAGAAAAGAAACGCCCGAAAAACACGCAACAGCGCAAGAAGCAGGACGATCCCTACTACTGTGGCCTCCTGGCACGCATTCCCAATTTTATCAAGTCATCTAAACAGCCATGCGCCAGTAAGCCCAAAAAGGAACCGAAAATCTCGCGTAAGATTTCGGCGCAGCATCATCAATTCCTTTTAGCcgcccagcaacaacaacagcagcagcaactgcaaccgcAGGCGCCTATTCCAATAGCCACTTTCCATCACTCATACTTCCCCTATAAGCTCTATCAGCCACAGCACCGActctcgcagtcgcagttgtcACTCTGGGATGCGCGTAGTCTAATAAGCGCACATG AATGA
- the LOC117571920 gene encoding microcephalin isoform X3 → MSTAQIGTAPAIAHMLMTPKSRDASKPVSPSEHLRRMMPHQDANVLRMQRDLNSPSASLRMRALRALRSPNKAYTNFDVPLAEQSIITADERNPVPETSLSDILKDVIVYVEVRTGNDNRSEGVKSIISKLGAQVNDRLLRTTTHVVFKDGLLSTYKRAQSWNIPIVSILWIEACKVQRRLCEPQQFPISNIHMYEYPELYGKLTRARYMQPDSELNKRRKRPATPTGLKDQEKSKKAATAAARTPTSTPKQNDITRFFKPLSQNKHLMEDEVTESPATKLLNRITNGFFNTPQRTESKEPNAQSNEVDFNAIGDVARENSMAPKSLNFSQEKRASKPRSSSISVEPAHVQRPQVRTPRRSSSVNTIDIASDKVQSEPRMTRRRSLITKSTAHEECSTPPPTSEPDEPRTRRRSSLQATDLQSPAVSESRITRRRSLTHISTTVEPSTPKVLKKPSFQSIAEETLVEQPNENKTNHVEQSMDITPTFAHVTSKVKGRRTMYVSEHMEISEMNNENVNPYLGSKSSSSMLVDTTPQTSKESFVTTKTSPDSSETPVPIFSSTRLPGSSNSSSSANRRRTIFSVDMELINDRINHINTTSKRRSLALVPDMENDEPRPLVPLQAVAVDAISAADKHTEKTEPKMRKLFTPNEEVIVTPPKSSKKGRRSSIGSTSSSGTLKRRRTLATPKPTAAVGPNLQKEGDVNSAESTTPIVMRRRSSLKKQAILHTLVHTNMHKDQVQVIHKAIRKLRGMRLDPTVTKNTTHLVSLEPRRTLNLLRGLMRGVWIVNYKWILDSMRAGKWLNEEKYELTSFSRAIEICRTERQAFGISYKCELFRYMETFYVSSLCRPITFNNIKELLFLGGAKITENRYKAKFIVGDKRRAEDDRIYLTPAWVLDSITAMQIQKFSKYLMKSAIVTPYGIRYEDPREEPERPNRKNLKVCYKDPALVINK, encoded by the exons ATGTCGACGGCGCAAATCGGAACTGCACCAGCGATTGCACACATGCTAATGACGCCCAAATCCAGGGATGCAAGCAAACCAGTCAGCCCTTCAGAGCATTTACGAAGAATGATGCCCCACCAGGATGCCAATGTTTTACGCATGCAAAGAGATCTCAATAGTCCCAGCGCCTCTTTGCGCATGCGTGCCCTACGTGCCTTAAG GAGTCCAAATAAAGCATATACCAATTTTGATGTACCACTTGCCGAACAAAGCATTATTACAGCAGACGAACGTAATCCGGTTCCAGAGACAAGTCTATCCGATATCTTAAAGGATGTAATTGTCTACGTTGAAGTACGCACTGGCAACGACAATCGCTCAGAGGGCGTCAAATCCATCATTTCCAAACTGGGCGCCCAAGTGAATGATCGCCTATTGCG CACTACCACACACGTGGTCTTCAAGGACGGCTTGTTGTCAACATATAAACGTGCTCAGAGCTGGAATATACCCATTGTGTCCATATTGTGGATTGAGGCATGCAAAGTGCAGCGTCGCCTCTGTGAGCCACAACAGTTTCCCATTAGTAATATCCATATGTATGAATATCCGGAGCTCTACGGTAAATTGACG CGCGCTCGTTATATGCAACCAGACTCGGAACTCAATAAGCGACGCAAGCGGCCAGCAACACCAACTGGCTTAAAGGATCAAGAGAAAAGCAAGAAGGCAGCCacggcagcagcaagaacTCCAACTTCCACGCCCAAG cagaATGACATCACTCGCTTCTTTAAACCTTTGAGCCAAAACAAACATCTTATGGAAGACGAGGTCACAGAATCGCCAGCTACCAAGCTACTAAACAG AATCACAAATGGCTTCTTCAACACTCCACAAAGAACGGAATCAAAGGAACCCAATGCCCAGTCAAATGAAGTCGATTTCAATGCCATTGGCGATGTGGCAAGGGAAAATTCAATGGCCCCAAAGAGTTTGAACTTCAGCCAAGAGAAACGAGCTAGCAAACCACGGAGCAGTTCCATTAGTGTGGAACCAGCACACGTTCAAAGACCACAAGTTCGGACTCCTCGTCGCAGCAGCTCCGTGAATACAATTGACATTGCCAGCGACAAAGTGCAATCAGAACCCCGGATGACGCGACGACGCAGCCTAATAACCAAGTCAACAGCTCACGAAGAGTGTTCCACACCACCGCCCACATCGGAGCCGGATGAGCCCAGAACGCGTCGTCGCTCGTCCTTGCAGGCAACTGACCTGCAGTCACCGGCAGTGAGCGAGTCGAGGATAACGCGCCGTCGTAGCTTAACCCACATTTCGACGACAGTAGAGCCTAGCACACCAAAGGTGCTGAAGAAGCCATCGTTTCAATCGATCGCCGAAGAGACGTTGGTCGAGcaaccaaatgaaaacaaaaccaatCATGTTGAACAATCGATGGACATTACTCCGACATTTGCTCACGTTACATCAAAAGTAAAGGGACGCCGTACAATGTATGTAAGCGAACACATGGAAATCAGTGAGATGAACAACGAGAATGTTAATCCTTATTTGGGATCAAAAAGTTCGAGTAGCATGCTGGTAGACACAACGCCACAAACGTCAAAAGAGAGCTTCGTAACCACCAAAACGTCGCCAGACAGCTCCGAAACACCAGTGCCAATCTTCAGCTCAACTCGTTTGCCAGGTAGCTCCAACTCGAGTTCTAGCGCAAATCGACGTCGAACGATCTTTAGCGTAGATATGGAGTTGATAAACGATCGTATTAATCACATTAATACCACATCTAAACGGCGATCTCTGGCCTTGGTCCCTGACATGGAGAACGACGAGCCTCGCCCTTTGGTGCCACTGCAGGCGGTGGCTGTTGATGCAATTAGTGCTGCTGACAAGCACACGGAAAAGACTGAACCAAAAATGCGAAAACTTTTTACACCTAATGAAGAGGTGATTGTTACACCTCCGAAATCAAGCAAGAAAGGACGTCGCAGTTCAATTGGAAGCACATCTTCAAGCGGCACCCTGAAACGCCGACGAACTTTGGCAACGCCTAAACCGACGGCTGCAGTTGGACCCAACCTACAAAAGGAAGGCGATGTTAATAGCGCTGAAAGCACAACTCCGATAGTTATGCGCAGAAGATCTTCGCTAAAAAAACAGGCtatattgcatactttagTGCACACCAACATGCATAAGGATCAGGTGCAGGTCATCCACAAG GCCATACGTAAATTACGTGGAATGCGCCTGGATCCTACAGTCACCAAGAATACCACTCACCTGGTTAGCCTGGAGCCTCGCCGCACTCTTAATCTTTTGCGTGGCTTGATGCGTGGTGTTTGGATTGTGAACTACAAATGGATTCTGGATTCGATGCGTGCAGGCAAATGGCTAAACGAGGAGAAATATGAACTCACTTCATTCTCACGTGCCATTGAG aTTTGTCGCACGGAGCGTCAAGCGTTTGGCATATCCTATAAGTGTGAACTTTTCCGTTATATGGAAACCTTTTACGTTTCATCTCTCTGCCGACCTATAACCTTCAATAACATCAAGGAGCTGCTGTTCCTAGGAGGCGCTAAGATAACTGAGAATCGCTATAAGGCCAAGTTCATCGTTGGCGATAAGCGACGCGCCGAAGATGATCGCATTTACCTAACTCCCGCTTGGGTTTTGGACAGCATAACGGCTATGCAAATTCAAAAGtttagtaaatatttgatgAAGAGCGCTATAGTCACCCCCTATGGCATTCGCTACGAGGATCCGCGTGAGGAACCCGAGAGACCGAATAGAAAGAACCTGAAAGTCTGCTATAAAGACCCGGCATTGGTGATCAACAAATAG
- the LOC117571920 gene encoding microcephalin isoform X2 gives MSEQIKENFVDLCTSQSSVPDIMSTAQIGTAPAIAHMLMTPKSRDASKPVSPSEHLRRMMPHQDANVLRMQRDLNSPSASLRMRALRALRSPNKAYTNFDVPLAEQSIITADERNPVPETSLSDILKDVIVYVEVRTGNDNRSEGVKSIISKLGAQVNDRLLRTTTHVVFKDGLLSTYKRAQSWNIPIVSILWIEACKVQRRLCEPQQFPISNIHMYEYPELYGKLTRARYMQPDSELNKRRKRPATPTGLKDQEKSKKAATAAARTPTSTPKNDITRFFKPLSQNKHLMEDEVTESPATKLLNRITNGFFNTPQRTESKEPNAQSNEVDFNAIGDVARENSMAPKSLNFSQEKRASKPRSSSISVEPAHVQRPQVRTPRRSSSVNTIDIASDKVQSEPRMTRRRSLITKSTAHEECSTPPPTSEPDEPRTRRRSSLQATDLQSPAVSESRITRRRSLTHISTTVEPSTPKVLKKPSFQSIAEETLVEQPNENKTNHVEQSMDITPTFAHVTSKVKGRRTMYVSEHMEISEMNNENVNPYLGSKSSSSMLVDTTPQTSKESFVTTKTSPDSSETPVPIFSSTRLPGSSNSSSSANRRRTIFSVDMELINDRINHINTTSKRRSLALVPDMENDEPRPLVPLQAVAVDAISAADKHTEKTEPKMRKLFTPNEEVIVTPPKSSKKGRRSSIGSTSSSGTLKRRRTLATPKPTAAVGPNLQKEGDVNSAESTTPIVMRRRSSLKKQAILHTLVHTNMHKDQVQVIHKAIRKLRGMRLDPTVTKNTTHLVSLEPRRTLNLLRGLMRGVWIVNYKWILDSMRAGKWLNEEKYELTSFSRAIEICRTERQAFGISYKCELFRYMETFYVSSLCRPITFNNIKELLFLGGAKITENRYKAKFIVGDKRRAEDDRIYLTPAWVLDSITAMQIQKFSKYLMKSAIVTPYGIRYEDPREEPERPNRKNLKVCYKDPALVINK, from the exons atgtctGAAC AGATAAAGGAAAACTTTGTGGACTTGTGCACCTCGCAGTCTTCTGTCCCTGATATAATGTCGACGGCGCAAATCGGAACTGCACCAGCGATTGCACACATGCTAATGACGCCCAAATCCAGGGATGCAAGCAAACCAGTCAGCCCTTCAGAGCATTTACGAAGAATGATGCCCCACCAGGATGCCAATGTTTTACGCATGCAAAGAGATCTCAATAGTCCCAGCGCCTCTTTGCGCATGCGTGCCCTACGTGCCTTAAG GAGTCCAAATAAAGCATATACCAATTTTGATGTACCACTTGCCGAACAAAGCATTATTACAGCAGACGAACGTAATCCGGTTCCAGAGACAAGTCTATCCGATATCTTAAAGGATGTAATTGTCTACGTTGAAGTACGCACTGGCAACGACAATCGCTCAGAGGGCGTCAAATCCATCATTTCCAAACTGGGCGCCCAAGTGAATGATCGCCTATTGCG CACTACCACACACGTGGTCTTCAAGGACGGCTTGTTGTCAACATATAAACGTGCTCAGAGCTGGAATATACCCATTGTGTCCATATTGTGGATTGAGGCATGCAAAGTGCAGCGTCGCCTCTGTGAGCCACAACAGTTTCCCATTAGTAATATCCATATGTATGAATATCCGGAGCTCTACGGTAAATTGACG CGCGCTCGTTATATGCAACCAGACTCGGAACTCAATAAGCGACGCAAGCGGCCAGCAACACCAACTGGCTTAAAGGATCAAGAGAAAAGCAAGAAGGCAGCCacggcagcagcaagaacTCCAACTTCCACGCCCAAG aATGACATCACTCGCTTCTTTAAACCTTTGAGCCAAAACAAACATCTTATGGAAGACGAGGTCACAGAATCGCCAGCTACCAAGCTACTAAACAG AATCACAAATGGCTTCTTCAACACTCCACAAAGAACGGAATCAAAGGAACCCAATGCCCAGTCAAATGAAGTCGATTTCAATGCCATTGGCGATGTGGCAAGGGAAAATTCAATGGCCCCAAAGAGTTTGAACTTCAGCCAAGAGAAACGAGCTAGCAAACCACGGAGCAGTTCCATTAGTGTGGAACCAGCACACGTTCAAAGACCACAAGTTCGGACTCCTCGTCGCAGCAGCTCCGTGAATACAATTGACATTGCCAGCGACAAAGTGCAATCAGAACCCCGGATGACGCGACGACGCAGCCTAATAACCAAGTCAACAGCTCACGAAGAGTGTTCCACACCACCGCCCACATCGGAGCCGGATGAGCCCAGAACGCGTCGTCGCTCGTCCTTGCAGGCAACTGACCTGCAGTCACCGGCAGTGAGCGAGTCGAGGATAACGCGCCGTCGTAGCTTAACCCACATTTCGACGACAGTAGAGCCTAGCACACCAAAGGTGCTGAAGAAGCCATCGTTTCAATCGATCGCCGAAGAGACGTTGGTCGAGcaaccaaatgaaaacaaaaccaatCATGTTGAACAATCGATGGACATTACTCCGACATTTGCTCACGTTACATCAAAAGTAAAGGGACGCCGTACAATGTATGTAAGCGAACACATGGAAATCAGTGAGATGAACAACGAGAATGTTAATCCTTATTTGGGATCAAAAAGTTCGAGTAGCATGCTGGTAGACACAACGCCACAAACGTCAAAAGAGAGCTTCGTAACCACCAAAACGTCGCCAGACAGCTCCGAAACACCAGTGCCAATCTTCAGCTCAACTCGTTTGCCAGGTAGCTCCAACTCGAGTTCTAGCGCAAATCGACGTCGAACGATCTTTAGCGTAGATATGGAGTTGATAAACGATCGTATTAATCACATTAATACCACATCTAAACGGCGATCTCTGGCCTTGGTCCCTGACATGGAGAACGACGAGCCTCGCCCTTTGGTGCCACTGCAGGCGGTGGCTGTTGATGCAATTAGTGCTGCTGACAAGCACACGGAAAAGACTGAACCAAAAATGCGAAAACTTTTTACACCTAATGAAGAGGTGATTGTTACACCTCCGAAATCAAGCAAGAAAGGACGTCGCAGTTCAATTGGAAGCACATCTTCAAGCGGCACCCTGAAACGCCGACGAACTTTGGCAACGCCTAAACCGACGGCTGCAGTTGGACCCAACCTACAAAAGGAAGGCGATGTTAATAGCGCTGAAAGCACAACTCCGATAGTTATGCGCAGAAGATCTTCGCTAAAAAAACAGGCtatattgcatactttagTGCACACCAACATGCATAAGGATCAGGTGCAGGTCATCCACAAG GCCATACGTAAATTACGTGGAATGCGCCTGGATCCTACAGTCACCAAGAATACCACTCACCTGGTTAGCCTGGAGCCTCGCCGCACTCTTAATCTTTTGCGTGGCTTGATGCGTGGTGTTTGGATTGTGAACTACAAATGGATTCTGGATTCGATGCGTGCAGGCAAATGGCTAAACGAGGAGAAATATGAACTCACTTCATTCTCACGTGCCATTGAG aTTTGTCGCACGGAGCGTCAAGCGTTTGGCATATCCTATAAGTGTGAACTTTTCCGTTATATGGAAACCTTTTACGTTTCATCTCTCTGCCGACCTATAACCTTCAATAACATCAAGGAGCTGCTGTTCCTAGGAGGCGCTAAGATAACTGAGAATCGCTATAAGGCCAAGTTCATCGTTGGCGATAAGCGACGCGCCGAAGATGATCGCATTTACCTAACTCCCGCTTGGGTTTTGGACAGCATAACGGCTATGCAAATTCAAAAGtttagtaaatatttgatgAAGAGCGCTATAGTCACCCCCTATGGCATTCGCTACGAGGATCCGCGTGAGGAACCCGAGAGACCGAATAGAAAGAACCTGAAAGTCTGCTATAAAGACCCGGCATTGGTGATCAACAAATAG
- the LOC117571925 gene encoding zinc transporter ZIP11 — MIPGYGPVTQALLGTLLTWGLTAAGAALVIFVRGNQRRSLDAALGFAAGVMIAASFWSLLSPAIEMAETSNLYGIYSFLPVAGGFLLGSIFVYGCDKLMSYLGLNSTNMMIQMTQSKDKADIAIDELKQNGGAKARQTSKSLDSFSDCLSVQHSGGESRRRKKGSISEVEQCTYTAEAALEQQRAQEALSQWKRIMLLVVAITVHNIPEGLAVGVSFGAVGTTNSSTFESARNLAIGIGIQNFPEGLAVSLPLHAAGFSVLRAFWYGQLSGMVEPIFGVLGAVAVTFANLILPYALSFAAGAMIYIVADDILPEAHASGNGTIATWGTVSGFLIMMCLEVALS; from the coding sequence atgATACCTGGTTATGGACCCGTGACACAAGCCCTATTGGGCACGCTTCTCACCTGGGGCCTCACGGCAGCAGGTGCAGCATTGGTCATCTTTGTGCGCGGCAACCAGCGACGCTCATTGGATGCAGCTCTGGGCTTTGCAGCTGGCGTCATGATCGCCGCCTCGTTCTGGTCATTGCTCAGCCCGGCTATTGAAATGGCCGAGACCTCAAATTTGTATGGCATTTACTCGTTTCTACCTGTCGCCGGTGGCTTTCTGCTTGGATCAATCTTTGTGTATGGCTGCGACAAACTGATGTCGTATCTGGGCCTCAACAGCACCAATATGATGATACAAATGACCCAAAGCAAGGATAAGGCCGATATAGCCATTGATGAACTCAAGCAGAACGGCGGCGCGAAGGCACGTCAGACATCCAAGAGCTTGGACAGCTTCTCCGATTGCCTGAGTGTCCAGCATAGCGGTGGTGAGTCAAGACGGCGCAAGAAGGGCAGCATTAGCGAGGTCGAGCAATGCACGTACACCGCTGAGGCTGCATTGGAGCAGCAGCGGGCACAGGAAGCGCTGTCACAATGGAAGCGCATCATGTTGCTGGTGGTGGCCATAACGGTGCACAATATACCCGAGGGTCTGGCAGTGGGTGTCAGTTTTGGTGCCGTGGGCACCACAAACTCATCGACATTCGAGAGTGCCAGAAACCTGGCCATTGGCATCGGCATTCAAAACTTTCCCGAGGGATTAGCGGTCAGTTTGCCGTTACATGCCGCCGGTTTCAGTGTGTTGCGTGCCTTCTGGTATGGACAATTGTCGGGCATGGTGGAGCCCATCTTTGGCGTTCTAGGAGCTGTGGCGGTCACCTTCGCTAATCTCATACTGCCCTATGCACTGTCGTTTGCGGCTGGCGCCATGATTTACATTGTTGCCGATGATATATTGCCTGAGGCACATGCTAGCGGCAATGGCACGATTGCGACATGGGGAACTGTTTCTGGATTCTTGATAATGATGTGCCTGGAGGTTGCACTATCCTGA
- the LOC117571920 gene encoding microcephalin isoform X1, with protein sequence MSEQIKENFVDLCTSQSSVPDIMSTAQIGTAPAIAHMLMTPKSRDASKPVSPSEHLRRMMPHQDANVLRMQRDLNSPSASLRMRALRALRSPNKAYTNFDVPLAEQSIITADERNPVPETSLSDILKDVIVYVEVRTGNDNRSEGVKSIISKLGAQVNDRLLRTTTHVVFKDGLLSTYKRAQSWNIPIVSILWIEACKVQRRLCEPQQFPISNIHMYEYPELYGKLTRARYMQPDSELNKRRKRPATPTGLKDQEKSKKAATAAARTPTSTPKQNDITRFFKPLSQNKHLMEDEVTESPATKLLNRITNGFFNTPQRTESKEPNAQSNEVDFNAIGDVARENSMAPKSLNFSQEKRASKPRSSSISVEPAHVQRPQVRTPRRSSSVNTIDIASDKVQSEPRMTRRRSLITKSTAHEECSTPPPTSEPDEPRTRRRSSLQATDLQSPAVSESRITRRRSLTHISTTVEPSTPKVLKKPSFQSIAEETLVEQPNENKTNHVEQSMDITPTFAHVTSKVKGRRTMYVSEHMEISEMNNENVNPYLGSKSSSSMLVDTTPQTSKESFVTTKTSPDSSETPVPIFSSTRLPGSSNSSSSANRRRTIFSVDMELINDRINHINTTSKRRSLALVPDMENDEPRPLVPLQAVAVDAISAADKHTEKTEPKMRKLFTPNEEVIVTPPKSSKKGRRSSIGSTSSSGTLKRRRTLATPKPTAAVGPNLQKEGDVNSAESTTPIVMRRRSSLKKQAILHTLVHTNMHKDQVQVIHKAIRKLRGMRLDPTVTKNTTHLVSLEPRRTLNLLRGLMRGVWIVNYKWILDSMRAGKWLNEEKYELTSFSRAIEICRTERQAFGISYKCELFRYMETFYVSSLCRPITFNNIKELLFLGGAKITENRYKAKFIVGDKRRAEDDRIYLTPAWVLDSITAMQIQKFSKYLMKSAIVTPYGIRYEDPREEPERPNRKNLKVCYKDPALVINK encoded by the exons atgtctGAAC AGATAAAGGAAAACTTTGTGGACTTGTGCACCTCGCAGTCTTCTGTCCCTGATATAATGTCGACGGCGCAAATCGGAACTGCACCAGCGATTGCACACATGCTAATGACGCCCAAATCCAGGGATGCAAGCAAACCAGTCAGCCCTTCAGAGCATTTACGAAGAATGATGCCCCACCAGGATGCCAATGTTTTACGCATGCAAAGAGATCTCAATAGTCCCAGCGCCTCTTTGCGCATGCGTGCCCTACGTGCCTTAAG GAGTCCAAATAAAGCATATACCAATTTTGATGTACCACTTGCCGAACAAAGCATTATTACAGCAGACGAACGTAATCCGGTTCCAGAGACAAGTCTATCCGATATCTTAAAGGATGTAATTGTCTACGTTGAAGTACGCACTGGCAACGACAATCGCTCAGAGGGCGTCAAATCCATCATTTCCAAACTGGGCGCCCAAGTGAATGATCGCCTATTGCG CACTACCACACACGTGGTCTTCAAGGACGGCTTGTTGTCAACATATAAACGTGCTCAGAGCTGGAATATACCCATTGTGTCCATATTGTGGATTGAGGCATGCAAAGTGCAGCGTCGCCTCTGTGAGCCACAACAGTTTCCCATTAGTAATATCCATATGTATGAATATCCGGAGCTCTACGGTAAATTGACG CGCGCTCGTTATATGCAACCAGACTCGGAACTCAATAAGCGACGCAAGCGGCCAGCAACACCAACTGGCTTAAAGGATCAAGAGAAAAGCAAGAAGGCAGCCacggcagcagcaagaacTCCAACTTCCACGCCCAAG cagaATGACATCACTCGCTTCTTTAAACCTTTGAGCCAAAACAAACATCTTATGGAAGACGAGGTCACAGAATCGCCAGCTACCAAGCTACTAAACAG AATCACAAATGGCTTCTTCAACACTCCACAAAGAACGGAATCAAAGGAACCCAATGCCCAGTCAAATGAAGTCGATTTCAATGCCATTGGCGATGTGGCAAGGGAAAATTCAATGGCCCCAAAGAGTTTGAACTTCAGCCAAGAGAAACGAGCTAGCAAACCACGGAGCAGTTCCATTAGTGTGGAACCAGCACACGTTCAAAGACCACAAGTTCGGACTCCTCGTCGCAGCAGCTCCGTGAATACAATTGACATTGCCAGCGACAAAGTGCAATCAGAACCCCGGATGACGCGACGACGCAGCCTAATAACCAAGTCAACAGCTCACGAAGAGTGTTCCACACCACCGCCCACATCGGAGCCGGATGAGCCCAGAACGCGTCGTCGCTCGTCCTTGCAGGCAACTGACCTGCAGTCACCGGCAGTGAGCGAGTCGAGGATAACGCGCCGTCGTAGCTTAACCCACATTTCGACGACAGTAGAGCCTAGCACACCAAAGGTGCTGAAGAAGCCATCGTTTCAATCGATCGCCGAAGAGACGTTGGTCGAGcaaccaaatgaaaacaaaaccaatCATGTTGAACAATCGATGGACATTACTCCGACATTTGCTCACGTTACATCAAAAGTAAAGGGACGCCGTACAATGTATGTAAGCGAACACATGGAAATCAGTGAGATGAACAACGAGAATGTTAATCCTTATTTGGGATCAAAAAGTTCGAGTAGCATGCTGGTAGACACAACGCCACAAACGTCAAAAGAGAGCTTCGTAACCACCAAAACGTCGCCAGACAGCTCCGAAACACCAGTGCCAATCTTCAGCTCAACTCGTTTGCCAGGTAGCTCCAACTCGAGTTCTAGCGCAAATCGACGTCGAACGATCTTTAGCGTAGATATGGAGTTGATAAACGATCGTATTAATCACATTAATACCACATCTAAACGGCGATCTCTGGCCTTGGTCCCTGACATGGAGAACGACGAGCCTCGCCCTTTGGTGCCACTGCAGGCGGTGGCTGTTGATGCAATTAGTGCTGCTGACAAGCACACGGAAAAGACTGAACCAAAAATGCGAAAACTTTTTACACCTAATGAAGAGGTGATTGTTACACCTCCGAAATCAAGCAAGAAAGGACGTCGCAGTTCAATTGGAAGCACATCTTCAAGCGGCACCCTGAAACGCCGACGAACTTTGGCAACGCCTAAACCGACGGCTGCAGTTGGACCCAACCTACAAAAGGAAGGCGATGTTAATAGCGCTGAAAGCACAACTCCGATAGTTATGCGCAGAAGATCTTCGCTAAAAAAACAGGCtatattgcatactttagTGCACACCAACATGCATAAGGATCAGGTGCAGGTCATCCACAAG GCCATACGTAAATTACGTGGAATGCGCCTGGATCCTACAGTCACCAAGAATACCACTCACCTGGTTAGCCTGGAGCCTCGCCGCACTCTTAATCTTTTGCGTGGCTTGATGCGTGGTGTTTGGATTGTGAACTACAAATGGATTCTGGATTCGATGCGTGCAGGCAAATGGCTAAACGAGGAGAAATATGAACTCACTTCATTCTCACGTGCCATTGAG aTTTGTCGCACGGAGCGTCAAGCGTTTGGCATATCCTATAAGTGTGAACTTTTCCGTTATATGGAAACCTTTTACGTTTCATCTCTCTGCCGACCTATAACCTTCAATAACATCAAGGAGCTGCTGTTCCTAGGAGGCGCTAAGATAACTGAGAATCGCTATAAGGCCAAGTTCATCGTTGGCGATAAGCGACGCGCCGAAGATGATCGCATTTACCTAACTCCCGCTTGGGTTTTGGACAGCATAACGGCTATGCAAATTCAAAAGtttagtaaatatttgatgAAGAGCGCTATAGTCACCCCCTATGGCATTCGCTACGAGGATCCGCGTGAGGAACCCGAGAGACCGAATAGAAAGAACCTGAAAGTCTGCTATAAAGACCCGGCATTGGTGATCAACAAATAG